In Dama dama isolate Ldn47 chromosome 20, ASM3311817v1, whole genome shotgun sequence, a single window of DNA contains:
- the CELSR2 gene encoding cadherin EGF LAG seven-pass G-type receptor 2, which produces MRSPAARAPLPTPLPPLLLLLLLPTLLGDQVGPCRSLGPGGRGSSGACAPVGWLCPASSSNLWLYTSRCRDAGTELTGHLVPHHDGLRVWCPESGAHIPLPPAPEGCPWSCRLLGIGGHLSPQGKLTLPHEHLCLKAPRLRCLSCKLVQAPGFRAGDSLAEESMGGRRKRNVNTAPQFQPPSYQATVPENQPAGTPVASLRAIDPDEGEAGRLEYTMDALFDSRSNHFFSLDPITGAVTTAEELDRETKSTHVFRVTAQDHGMPRRSALATLTILVTDTNDHDPVFEQQEYKESLRENLEVGYEVLTVRATDGDAPPNANILYRLLEGPGGSPSEVFEIDPRSGVIRTRGPVDREEVESYQLTVEASDQGRDPGPRTATAAVFLSVEDDNDNAPQFSEKRYVVQVREDVTPGAPVLRVTASDRDKGSNALVHYSIMSGNARGQFYLDAQTGALDVVSPLDYETTKEYTLRVRAQDGGRPPLSNVSGLVTVQVLDINDNAPIFVSTPFQATVLESVPLGYLVLHVQAIDADAGDNARLEYRLAGVGHDFPFTINNGTGWISVAAELDREEVDFYSFGVEARDHGTPALTASASVSVTILDVNDNNPTFTQPEYTVRLNEDAAVGTSVVTVSAVDRDAHSVITYQITSGNTRNRFSITSQSGGGLVSLALPLDYKLERQYVLAVTASDGTRQDTAQVVVNVTDANTHRPVFQSSHYTVNINEDRPAGTTVVLISATDEDTGENARITYFMEDSIPQFRIDADTGAVTTQAELDYEDQVSYTLAITARDNGIPQKSDTTYLEILVNDVNDNAPQFLRDSYQGSVYEDVPPFTSVLQISATDRDSGLNGRVFYTFQGGDDGDGDFIVESTSGIVRTLRRLDRENVAQYVLRAYAVDKGMPPARTPMDVTVTVLDVNDNPPVFEQDEFDVFVEENSPIGLAVARVTATDPDEGTNAQIMYQIVEGNIPEVFQLDIFSGELTALVDLDYEDRPEYVLVIQATSAPLVSRATVHVRLLDRNDNPPVLGNFEILFNNYVTNRSSSFPGGAIGRVPAHDPDISDSLTYSFERGNELSLVLLNASTGELRLSRALDNNRPLEAVMSVLVSDGVHSVTAQCSLRVTIITDEMLTHSITLRLEDMSPERFLSPLLGLFIQAVAATLATPPDHVVIFNVQRDTDAPGSHILNVSLSVGQPPGPGGGPPFLPSEDLQERLYLNRSLLTAISAQRVLPFDDNICLREPCENYMRCVSVLRFDSSAPFIASSSVLFRPIHPVGGLRCRCPPGFTGDYCETEVDLCYSRPCGPHGRCRSREGGYTCLCREGYTGEHCEVSARSGRCTPGVCKNGGTCVNLLVGGFKCDCPSGDFEKPFCQVTTRSFPARSFITFRGLRQRFHFTLALSFATKERDGLLLYNGRFNEKHDFVALEVIQEQVQLTFSAGESTTTVSPFVPGGVSDGQWHRVQLKYYNKPLLGQTGLPQGPSEQKVAVVTVDGCDTGVALRFGAMLGNYSCAAQGTQGGSKKSLDLTGPLLLGGVPDLPESFPVRTRQFVGCMRDLQVDSRHVDMADFIANNGTMPGCPAKKNVCDSNTCHNGGTCVNQWDAFSCECPLGFGGKSCAQEMANPQRFLGSSLLAWHGLSLPISQPWHLSLMFRTRQADGVLLQAVTRGRSTITLQLLEGHVVLSVEGTGLQASSLQLEPGRANDGDWHHAQLALGASGGPGHAILSFDYGQQRAEGNLGPRLHGLHLSNITVGGVPGPASGVARGFRGCLQGVRVSETPEGVSSLDPSRGESINVEPGCSLPDPCDSNPCPANSYCSDDWDSYSCSCDPGYYGDNCTNVCDLNPCEHQSMCTRKPSAPHGYTCECPPSYLGPYCETRIDQPCPRGWWGHPTCGPCNCDVSKGFDPDCNKTSGECHCKENHYRPPGSPACLLCDCYPTGSLSRVCDPEEGQCPCKPGVIGRQCDRCDNPFAEVTTNGCEVNYDSCPRAIEAGIWWPRTRFGLPAAAPCPKGSFGTAVRHCDEHRGWLPPNLFNCTSVTFSELKGFAERLQRNESGLDSGRSQRLALLLRNATQHTAGYFGSDVKVAYQLATRLLAHESAQRGFGLSATQDVHFTENLLRVGSALLDAANKRHWELIQQTEGGTAWLLQHYEAYASALAQNMRHTYLSPFTIVTPNIVISVVRLDKGNFAGAKLPRYEALRGERPPDLETTVILPESVFRETPPVVRPAGPGEPQEPEELARRQRRHPELSQGEAVASVIIYRTLAGLLPHNYDPDKRSLRVPKRPVINTPVVSISVHDDEELLPRALDKPVTVQFRLLETEERTKPICVFWNHSILVSGTGGWSARGCEVVFRNESHVSCQCNHMTSFAVLMDVSRRENGEILPLKTLTYVALGVTLAALLLTFLFLAVLCALRSNQHGIRRNLTAALGLAQLVFLLGINQADLPFACTVIAILLHFLYLCTFSWALLEALHLYRALTEVRDVNAGPMRFYYMLGWGVPAFITGLAVGLDPEGYGNPDFCWLSIYDTLIWSFTGPVAFAVSMSVFLYILAARASCAAQRQGFEKKGPVSGLRPSFAVLLLLSATWLLALLSVNSDTLLFHYLFAASNCVQGPFIFLSYVVLSKEVRKALKFACSRKPSPDPALTTKSTLTSSYNCPSPYGDGRLYQPYGDSAGSLHSASRSGKSQPSYIPFLLREESTLNPGQGPPGLGDPGGLFLEGQNQQHDPDTDSDSDLSLEDDQSGSYASTHSSDSEEEEEEAEREAAFPGDPGWDSLLGPGAERLPLHSTPKEGGLGPGKVPWPGDFGTTAKEGGGNGASEERPRENGDALTWEGSLGPLPGPSAQPHKGILKKKCLPTISEKSSLLRLPPEQGTTSSRGSSASEGSRGGLPPRPPPRQSLQEQLNGVMPIAMSIKAGTVDEDSSGSDSDETSI; this is translated from the exons ATGCGGAGCCCGGCGGCCCGCGCCCCACTTCCAACACCGCTGCCgccgttgctgctgctgctgctgctgccaacaCTACTGGGAGACCAAGTGGGGCCCTGTCGCTCCCTGGGGCCCGGCGGACGCGGCTCCTCGGGGGCCTGCGCTCCCGTGGGCTGGCTCTGTCCAGCTTCATCCTCGAACCTCTGGCTCTACACCAGCCGCTGCAGGGATGCGGGGACGGAACTGACTGGCCACCTGGTGCCTCACCATGATGGTCTGAGGGTCTGGTGTCCAGAATCCGGGGCCCACATCCCCCTGCCACCAGCACCCGAAGGCTGCCCCTGGAGCTGTCGTCTTCTGGGCATAGGAGGCCACCTTTCCCCACAGGGCAAGCTCACCCTGCCCCATGAGCACCTGTGCTTAAAGGCCCCACGGCTGAGATGCCTGTCCTGTAAGCTGGTGCAGGCCCCAGGTTTCAGGGCAGGGGACAGCTTAGCCGAAGAGTCCATGGGTGGACGTCGGAAGAGGAATGTGAATACGGCCCCCCAGTTTCAGCCCCCCAGCTACCAGGCCACAGTGCCTGAGAACCAACCAGCAGGTACTCCTGTGGCATCTCTGCGGGCCATCGACCCAGATGAGGGCGAGGCAGGTCGGCTGGAGTACACTATGGATGCCCTCTTCGATAGCCGCTCCAACCACTTCTTCTCCCTGGACCCGATCACTGGTGCAGTCACCACAGCCGAGGAGCTGGATCGTGAGACCAAGAGCACGCACGTCTTCAGGGTCACGGCGCAGGACCACGGCATGCCCCGACGCAGTGCCCTGGCCACACTCACCATCTTGGTGACCGACACCAATGATCACGACCCTGTGTTTGAGCAGCAGGAGTACAAGGAGAGCCTCAGGGAAAACCTGGAAGTCGGCTATGAAGTGCTTACAGTCAGAGCCACAGATGGTGATGCCCCTCCCAATGCCAATATTCTCTACCGCCTGCTGGAGGGGCCTGGGGGCAGCCCCTCTGAAGTCTTTGAGATTGACCCTCGCTCTGGGGTCATCCGAACCCGAGGCCCCGTGGATCGGGAAGAGGTGGAATCCTACCAATTGACGGTGGAAGCGAGTGACCAGGGTCGGGACCCCGGTCCACGGACTGCCACAGCTGCCGTTTTCCTGTCGGTGGAGGATGATAATGACAATGCCCCCCAGTTTAGTGAGAAGCGCTATGTGGTCCAGGTGCGGGAGGATGTGACCCCAGGAGCCCCGGTCCTCCGGGTCACAGCCTCGGATAGAGACAAGGGCAGCAATGCTCTGGTGCACTACAGCATCATGAGTGGCAATGCTCGGGGACAGTTTTACTTAGATGCCCAGACTGGGGCTCTGGACGTGGTGAGCCCTCTTGACTATGAGACAACCAAGGAATACACTCTACGGGTTAGGGCACAGGACGGTGGCCGCCCCCCTCTCTCCAACGTCTCCGGCTTGGTGACAGTACAGGTCTTGGATATCAATGACAATGCTCCCATCTTCGTCAGCACCCCCTTCCAGGCTACTGTTCTGGAGAGTGTCCCCTTAGGCTACCTGGTCCTCCATGTCCAGGCCATTGATGCTGATGCGGGTGACAATGCCCGCCTGGAATACCGTCTTGCaggggttggacacgactttccCTTCACCATCAACAATGGCACAGGCTGGATCTCTGTGGCAGCTGAGCTGGACCGGGAAGAAGTTGATTTCTACAGCTTTGGAGTGGAAGCCCGCGACCATGGTACCCCAGCACTCACTGCCTCGGCCAGTGTCAGCGTGACCATCCTGGATGTCAACGACAACAACCCAACCTTCACCCAACCAGAGTACACGGTGCGGCTCAATGAGGATGCAGCTGTGGGCACCAGCGTGGTGACGGTGTCAGCTGTGGACCGAGATGCCCACAGCGTCATCACTTACCAGATCACCAGCGGCAACACCCGAAACCGCTTCTCCATCACCAGTCAGAGCGGTGGCGGGCTGGTGTCCCTCGCCCTGCCGCTGGACTACAAACTTGAGCGGCAGTATGTGCTGGCTGTTACTGCCTCCGACGGCACGAGGCAGGACACGGCACAGGTGGTGGTGAACGTCACCGATGCCAATACCCACCGCCCTGTGTTTCAGAGCTCCCACTACACGGTGAATATTAACGAGGACCGGCCAGCGGGCACCACGGTGGTGCTCATCAGTGCCACAGATGAGGACACGGGTGAGAATGCCCGCATCACCTACTTCATGGAGGACAGCATCCCCCAGTTCCGCATCGATGCAGACACAGGAGCCGTCACCACCCAGGCTGAGCTGGACTATGAGGACCAGGTGTCCTACACCCTGGCCATCACTGCCCGGGACAATGGCATTCCCCAGAAGTCCGACACCACCTACCTAGAGATCCTGGTGAATGACGTGAATGACAATGCCCCTCAGTTTCTGCGGGACTCCTACCAGGGCAGTGTCTACGAGGATGTGCCCCCCTTCACCAGCGTCCTGCAGATCTCAGCCACTGATCGTGACTCTGGTCTTAACGGCAGGGTCTTCTACACCTTCCAAGGGGGCGATGATGGAGACGGGGACTTTATCGTAGAGTCCACATCAGGTATCGTGCGAACACTGCGGAGGCTGGATCGTGAGAATGTGGCCCAGTACGTCTTGCGGGCATACGCAGTGGACAAGGGGATGCCTCCAGCCCGCACGCCCATGGACGTGACAGTCACAGTGTTGGATGTAAATGACAACCCACCTGTTTTTGAGCAGGATGAGTTTGATGTGTTTGTGGAAGAGAACAGCCCCATTGGGCTGGCGGTGGCCCGGGTCACAGCCACTGACCCTGATGAAGGCACCAATGCCCAGATCATGTACCAGATCGTGGAGGGCAACATCCCTGAGGTCTTCCAACTGGACATCTTCTCAGGAGAGCTGACCGCTCTGGTGGACTTGGACTACGAGGACCGGCCTGAATATGTCCTGGTCATCCAGGCCACATCAGCTCCTCTGGTGAGCCGAGCAACAGTGCATGTCCGCCTGCTTGACCGCAATGACAACCCACCAGTGCTGGGCAACTTCGAGATCCTTTTCAACAACTATGTCACCAACCGATCAAGCAGCTTCCCAGGGGGTGCCATTGGCCGAGTGCCTGCCCACGACCCTGACATCTCAGACAGCCTGACTTACAGCTTCGAGCGGGGGAATGAACTCAGCCTGGTCCTCCTCAACGCATCCACGGGCGAGCTGAGGCTGAGTCGGGCGCTGGACAACAACCGACCTCTGGAGGCTGTCATGAGCGTGCTGGTGTCAG ACGGCGTGCACAGCGTGACGGCCCAGTGCTCCCTGCGCGTCACCATCATCACCGACGAGATGCTCACGCACAGCATCACCCTGCGCCTGGAAGACATGTCGCCCGAGCGCTTCCTGTCGCCCCTCCTGGGTCTCTTCATCCAGGCTGTGGCCGCCACGCTGGCCACACCCCCAGACCACGTGGTGATCTTCAACGTGCAGCGGGACACCGATGCCCCCGGCAGCCACATCCTCAACGTGAGCCTGTCGGTGGGCCAGCCGCCCGGGCCCGGGGGCGGGCCACCCTTCCTGCCCTCCGAGGACCTGCAGGAGCGCCTGTATCTCAACCGCAGCCTGCTCACGGCCATCTCGGCACAGCGCGTACTGCCCTTCGACGACAACATCTGCCTGCGTGAGCCCTGCGAGAACTACATGCGCTGCGTGTCCGTGCTGCGCTTTGACTCCTCCGCGCCCTTCATCGCCTCCTCCTCCGTGCTCTTCCGGCCCATCCACCCGGTGGGGGGACTGCGCTGCCGCTGCCCGCCTGGCTTCACCGGCGACTACTGCGAGACGGAGGTGGACCTCTGCTACTCGCGGCCCTGCGGCCCCCACGGACGCTGCCGCAGCCGCGAGGGCGGCTACACCTGCCTTTGCCGTGAGGGCTACACCG GTGAGCATTGTGAAGTGAGTGCCCGCTCAGGCCGCTGCACCCCAGGCGTCTGCAAGAACGGGGGCACCTGTGTCAACCTGCTGGTGGGCGGCTTCAAGTGCGACTGCCCATCCGGAGACTTCGAGAAGCCCTTCTGCCAGGTGACCACGCGCAGCTTCCCTGCCCGCTCCTTCATCACCTTCCGGGGCCTGCGCCAGCGCTTCCACTTCACCCTGGCCCTCTC GTTTGCCACCAAGGAGCGTGACGGGCTACTGCTCTACAACGGGCGCTTCAATGAGAAGCATGACTTCGTGGCCCTCGAGGTGATCCAGGAGCAGGTCCAGCTCACCTTCTCTGCAG GGGAGTCGACCACCACCGTGTCCCCGTTCGTGCCTGGAGGGGTCAGTGACGGCCAGTGGCACAGGGTGCAGCTGAAGTACTACAATaag CCACTCTTGGGTCAGACGGGGCTCCCGCAGGGCCCATCCGAGCAGAAGGTGGCTGTGGTGACCGTGGATGGCTGTGACACAGGGGTAGCCCTGCGCTTTGGAGCTATGCTGGGCAACTACTCCTGCGCTGCCCAGGGCACTCAGGGTGGCAGCAAGAA GTCTCTGGACCTGACAGGGCCCCTGCTGCTGGGCGGGGTGCCTGATCTGCCCGAGAGCTTCCCCGTCCGCACCCGGCAGTTCGTGGGCTGCATGAGGGACCTGCAGGTGGACAGCCGCCACGTCGACATGGCCGACTTCATCGCCAACAACGGCACCATGCCTG GGTGCCCTGCCAAGAAGAACGTGTGTGACAGCAACACATGCCACAACGGGGGCACCTGTGTGAACCAGTGGGACGCGTTCAGCTGCGAGTGCCCGCTGGGCTTCGGGGGCAAGAGCTGTGCCCAGG AGATGGCCAACCCGCAGCGCTTCCTGGGCAGCAGCCTGCTGGCCTGGCATGGGCTCTCACTGCCCATCTCGCAGCCCTGGCACCTCAGCCTCATGTTCCGCACACGCCAGGCCGACGGCGTCCTGCTCCAGGCTGTCACCAGGGGGCGCAGCACCATCACTCTGCAG CTTCTGGAGGGCCACGTGGTGCTGAGCGTGGAGGGCACGGGGCTCCAGGCCTCGTCTCTCCAGCTGGAGCCAGGCCGGGCCAATGATGGCGACTGGCATCATGCACAGCTGGCGCTGGGAGCCAGTGGAGGCCCTGGCCATGCCATCCTGTCCTTCGACTATGGGCAGCAGCGGGCAGAGGGCAACCTGGGCCCCCGGCTGCATGGGCTACACCTGAGCAACATAACCGTTGGGGGTGTTCCAGGGCCAGCCAGTGGTGTGGCCCGAGGCTTCCGGGGCTGTTTGCAG GGTGTTCGGGTCAGTGAGACGCCTGAGGGCGTCAGCAGTCTGGATCCCAGCCGTGGGGAGAGCATCAATGTGGAGccaggctgcagcctgccagacccctGTGACTCAAACCCGTGTCCTGCCAACAGCTACTGCAGTGACGACTGGGACAGCTATTCCTGTAGCTGTGATCCAG GTTACTATGGTGACAACTGCACTAACGTGTGTGACCTGAACCCATGCGAGCATCAGTCCATGTGTACCCGAAAGCCCAGTGCTCCCCATGGCTATACCTGCGAGTGTCCCCCCAGTTACCTTGGGCCGTACTGTGAGACCAG GATTGACCAACCTTGTCCCCGAGGTTGGTGGGGACACCCCACATGCGGCCCGTGCAACTGCGATGTTAGCAAAGGCTTCGATCCAGACTGCAACAAGACAAGCGGAGAGTGCCACTGCAAG GAGAACCACTACCGGCCCCCTGGCAGCCCCGCCTGCCTCCTGTGTGACTGCTACCCCACAGGCTCTCTGTCCCGAGTCTGTGACCCTGAGGAGGGCCAGTGTCCCTGCAAGCCGGGCGTCATTGGGCGCCAGTGTGATCGCTGTGACAACCCTTTTGCTGAGGTCACCACCAACGGCTGTGAAG TGAATTACGACAGCTGCCCGAGGGCCATCGAGGCTGGGATCTGGTGGCCCCGTACCCGCTTTGGGCTGCCTGCTGCTGCCCCCTGTCCCAAAGGCTCCTTCG GGACTGCCGTGCGCCACTGTGACGAGCACAGAGGGTGGCTTCCCCCAAACCTCTTCAACTGCACGTCGGTCACCTTCTCAGAGCTGAAGGGATTT GCTGAGCGGCTGCAGAGAAACGAGTCAGGCCTGGACTCGGGGCGCTCCCAGCGGCTGGCCCTACTCCTGCGCAACGCTACCCAACACACGGCTGGCTACTTTGGCAGCGACGTCAAGGTGGCCTACCAGCTGGCCACGCGGCTGCTGGCCCACGAGAGCGCCCAGCGAGGCTTTGGGCTGTCCGCCACCCAGGACGTGCACTTCACCGAG AATCTGCTGCGCGTGGGCAGCGCCCTCCTGGATGCGGCCAACAAGCGGCACTGGGAGCTGATCCAGCAGACGGAGGGCGGCACCGCCTGGCTGCTGCAGCACTATGAGGCCTATGCCAGCGCCCTGGCCCAGAACATGCGGCACACCTACCTGAGCCCCTTCACCATCGTCACGCCCAACATTG TCATCTCTGTCGTTCGCTTGGACAAGGGGAACTTCGCTGGGGCCAAGCTGCCCCGCTATGAGGCGCTGCGGGGGGAGCGGCCCCCAGACCTGGAGACAACGGTCATTCTGCCTGAGTCTGTCTTCAGAG AAACGCCCCCTGTGGTCAGACCCGCGGGCCCCGGAGAGCCCCAGGAGCCGGAGGAGCTGGCTCGGCGGCAGCGGCGGCACCCGGAGCTGAGCCAGGGTGAGGCGGTGGCCAGCGTCATCATCTACCGCACCCTGGCCGGGCTGCTGCCCCATAACTATGACCCAGACAAGCGCAGCCTGAG AGTTCCCAAACGCCCCGTCATTAACACACCCGTGGTGAGCATCAGCGTCCATGACGACGAGGAGCTCCTGCCCCGTGCTTTGGACAAGCCAGTCACAGTGCAGTTCCGGCTGCTGGAGACTGAGGAGCGCACCAAACCCATCTGTGTCTTCTGGAACCACTCGATCCT GGTCAGTGGCACTGGTGGCTGGTCAGCCCGAGGCTGCGAAGTTGTCTTCCGCAACGAGAGCCACGTCAGCTGCCAGTGCAACCACATGACGAGCTTCGCCGTGCTCATGGACGTGTCTCGGCGCGAG AATGGGGAGATCCTGCCACTGAAGACGCTGACATACGTGGCCCTCGGGGTCACCCTGGCCGCCCTCCTGCTCACTTTCCTCTTCCTTGCTGTCCTGTGCGCCCTGCGCTCCAACCAGCACGGCATCCGACGGAACCTGACGGCTGCCCTGGGCCTGGCTCAGCTGGTCTTCCTCCTGGGAATCAACCAGGCTGACCTCCCT TTTGCCTGCACAGTCATTGCCATCCTGCTGCACTTCCTGTATCTCTGCACCTTCTCCTGGGCTCTGCTGGAGGCCTTGCACCTGTACCGGGCGCTCACCGAGGTGCGCGACGTCAATGCCGGCCCCATGCGATTCTACTACATGCTGGGCTGGGGCGTGCCCGCCTTCATCACAG GTCTAGCCGTGGGCCTGGACCCGGAGGGCTATGGGAACCCCGACTTCTGCTGGCTCTCCATCTACGACACACTCATATGGAGTTTCACCGGCCCTGTGGCCTTTGCGGTCTCG ATGAGTGTCTTCCTGTACATCCTGGCGGCCCGGGCCTCCTGCGCTGCCCAGAGGCAGGGCTTTGAGAAGAAAGGCCCTGT CTCGGGCCTGCGGCCCTCCTTCgctgtcctgctgctgctgagtgCCACGTGGCTGCTGGCACTGCTGTCCGTCAACAGTGACACCCTCCTCTTCCACTACCTCTTCGCTGCTTCCAACTGTGTCCAG GGCCCCTTCATCTTCCTCTCCTACGTGGTGCTTAGCAAGGAGGTCCGGAAAGCACTCAAGTTCGCCTGCAGCCGCAAGCCCAGCCCTGACCCTGCGCTGACCACCAAGTCCACCCTGACATCG TCCTACAACTGCCCCAGCCCCTACGGGGACGGAAGGCTGTACCAGCCCTACGGAGACTCAGCCGGCTCCCTGCACAGTGCCAGCCGCTCGGGCAAGAGTCAGCCTAGCTACATCCCCTTCCTACTGAG GGAGGAGTCCACACTGAACCCTGGCCAAGGGCCCCCTGGCCTGGGGGACCCCGGTGGCCTGTTCCTGGAAGGTCAAAACCAGCAGCATG ATCCAGACACAGACTCCGACAGTGACCTGTCCTTGGAGGATGACCAGAGCGGCTCCTATGCATCTACCCACTCATCAGATagcgaggaggaggaagaggaagcggAGAGGGAGGCAGCCTTCCCTGGAGACCCGGGCTGGGACAgcctgctggggcctggggccgAGAGACTGCCCCTGCACAGCACCCCCAAGG AggggggcctggggcctgggaaggtcccctggccaGGAGACTTTGGGACCACAGCAAAGGAAGGTGGTGGTAACGGGGCCTCTGAGGAGCGACCACGAGAGAATGGAGATGCCCTGACTTGGGAGGGGTCCCTGGGCCCCCTTCCAGGCCCTTCTGCCCAGCCTCACAAAG GTATCCTCAAGAAGAAGTGTCTGCCCACCATCAGTGAGAAGAGCAGCCTCCTCCGGCTACCCCCCGAGCAAGGCACCACGTCTTCCCGGGGCTCCTCAGCCAGCGAGGGCAGCCGGGGTGGGCTCCCACCCCGCCCTCCCCCACGGCAGAGCCTCCAGGAGCAGCTGAATGGGGTCATGCCAATTGCCATGAGCATCAAGGCAGGCACAGTGGATGAGGACTCGTCAGGCTCCGA cAGCGACGAAACGTCCATCTGA